The Canis aureus isolate CA01 chromosome 24, VMU_Caureus_v.1.0, whole genome shotgun sequence genome includes a window with the following:
- the B3GNT7 gene encoding UDP-GlcNAc:betaGal beta-1,3-N-acetylglucosaminyltransferase 7 yields MSLWKKTVYKSVCLSLALLVAVTVFQRSLTPNQFLQEPPPPTPEPQKAQKSSGHLVNPNSFWKNPKDVVAPTPAAPQGPQTWDVSTTNCSANVNLTHQPWFQGLEPHFRQFLTYRHCRYFPMLLNHPEKCGGHVHLLVVVKSIITQHDRREAIRQTWGREQESVSGGRGAIRTLFLLGTASKQEERTHYQQLLAYEDRLYGDILQWDFLDSFFNLTLKEIHFLKWFDIYCPNVQFIFKGDDDVFVNPTNLLEFLADWQPREDLFVGDVLQHARPIRKKDNKYYIPGVLYSKASYPPYAGGGGFLMAGGLARRLHHACDTLELYPIDDVFLGMCLEVLGVQPTAHEGFKTFGISRNRNSRMNKEPCFFRSMLVVHKLLPAELLAMWGLVHGNLTCSRKLQLL; encoded by the exons ATGTCCCTGTG GAAGAAAACCGTCTACAAGAGCGTGTGCCTGTCTCTGGCCCTGCTTGTGGCCGTAACAGTATTCCAGCGTAGCCTGACCCCCAACCAGTTCCTGCAAGAGCCCCCGCCACCCACTCCAGAGCCGCAAAAGGCCCAGAAATCAAGTGGACACCTGGTGAACCCCAACAGCTTCTGGAAGAACCCGAAGGATGTGGTTGCCCCCACGCCCGCGGCCCCGCAAGGGCCCCAGACTTGGGACGTCAGCACCACTAACTGCTCGGCCAACGTCAACCTGACCCACCAGCCCTGGTTCCAAGGCCTGGAGCCCCACTTCCGGCAGTTCCTGACCTACCGTCACTGCCGGTACTTCCCCATGCTGCTGAACCACCCCGAGAAGTGCGGCGGCCACGTCCACCTGCTGGTGGTGGTCAAGTCGATCATCACGCAGCACGACCGCCGCGAGGCCATCCGCCAGACGTGGGGCCGCGAGCAGGAGTCGGTgagcggcggccgcggcgccATCCGCACCCTCTTCCTGCTGGGCACGGCCTCCAAGCAGGAGGAGCGGACCCACTACCAGCAGCTGCTGGCCTACGAGGACCGTCTCTACGGCGACATCCTGCAGTGGGACTTTCTCGACAGCTTCTTCAACCTGACCCTCAAGGAGATCCACTTCCTCAAGTGGTTTGACATCTACTGCCCCAACGTGCAGTTCATCTTCAAGGGCGACGACGACGTCTTTGTCAACCCCACCAACCTGCTGGAGTTCCTGGCTGACTGGCAGCCGCGGGAAGACCTGTTCGTGGGCGACGTCCTGCAGCACGCCCGGCCCATCCGCAAGAAGGACAACAAGTACTACATCCCGGGGGTCCTGTACAGCAAGGCCAGCTACCCCCCGtacgcgggcggcggcggcttcCTCATGGCCGGCGGCCTGGCCCGGCGCCTGCACCACGCCTGCGACACCCTGGAGCTGTACCCCATCGACGACGTCTTCCTGGGCATGTGCCTGGAGGTGCTGGGCGTGCAGCCCACGGCCCACGAGGGCTTCAAGACTTTCGGCATCTCCCGCAACCGCAACAGCCGCATGAACAAGGAGCCGTGCTTCTTCCGCTCCATGCTCGTCGTGCACAAGCTGCTGCCCGCCGAGCTGCTGGCCATGTGGGGGCTGGTGCACGGCAACCTCACCTGCTCCCGCAAGCTGCAGCTGCTCTGA